A single region of the Gilliamella apis genome encodes:
- the fdhD gene encoding formate dehydrogenase accessory sulfurtransferase FdhD yields the protein MTVGIKNFNVNKFKHGQLQPSEDDTVATEKPVALIYNGISHVVMMATPKDLNYFAIGFSLTEKIIESVSEIYSIDIIETVQGIEVHIELSSRRFMQLKEKRRNLAGRTGCGICGTEQIEQVCQFIPPLLSNDKIRLSDFHHALDYLTQVQTVGGQTGCTHSAVWLDLTGNFIAGFEDIGRHVALDKLLGYRAKIQQETKQNIQGIILVSSRASYEMVQKTARCGVEILFAVSAATTMAIELAKQSNLTLVGFFRNTQGVIYTDSERITEK from the coding sequence ATGACAGTGGGCATTAAAAACTTTAATGTAAATAAATTTAAACATGGTCAATTGCAACCATCAGAAGATGATACGGTAGCCACAGAAAAGCCAGTGGCACTAATTTATAATGGTATTTCTCATGTCGTCATGATGGCAACCCCAAAAGATCTCAATTATTTTGCTATTGGTTTTTCATTAACTGAAAAAATTATAGAATCAGTTAGTGAAATTTATAGCATTGATATTATTGAAACAGTACAAGGTATTGAAGTCCATATTGAACTATCGTCAAGACGGTTTATGCAATTAAAAGAAAAGCGTCGCAATTTAGCCGGTCGTACTGGTTGTGGTATTTGTGGCACAGAACAAATAGAGCAAGTTTGTCAATTTATTCCACCTCTTTTATCAAACGATAAAATCCGTTTATCTGATTTTCATCATGCCCTTGATTATCTAACGCAAGTTCAAACTGTTGGGGGACAAACCGGTTGTACGCATTCGGCTGTATGGTTGGATTTAACTGGTAATTTTATTGCTGGATTTGAAGATATCGGCAGACATGTTGCATTAGATAAATTGTTAGGTTATCGAGCAAAAATACAACAAGAAACTAAGCAAAACATACAAGGAATAATTCTTGTTTCAAGCCGAGCTAGTTATGAAATGGTACAAAAAACAGCTCGTTGTGGTGTAGAAATTCTATTTGCCGTATCAGCAGCAACGACAATGGCAATTGAACTAGCCAAACAAAGTAATTTAACTTTAGTTGGTTTTTTTAGAAACACCCAAGGAGTAATTTATACCGATAGTGAACGAATCACTGAGAAATAA
- a CDS encoding purine-nucleoside phosphorylase: MHQTADIQQAVNYIQQQTDKKPTIGIILGFGLGPFADTLEDAVHIPYDNIPHFAKSAAVGHANELVIGNCGDKTIVAMKGRFHYYEGFSLDQVTFPVRVMKMLGVEKLIITNACGAVNTSFKPGDLMIITDHINLTANNPLMGPNNPELGVRFLDVSEVYNKQLRATVSEVAKELNITLQQGVYAWWTGPTYETPAEIRMIRVLGADAVGMSTVPEAIIAHHSGIKTIGISCLTNMACGILDQPLGHEEVIETAERVKSTFLQLITKTIARF, translated from the coding sequence ATGCATCAAACAGCAGATATACAACAAGCAGTAAACTATATTCAACAACAAACAGATAAAAAACCTACAATTGGAATTATACTTGGATTTGGTTTAGGCCCTTTTGCCGATACTCTTGAAGATGCAGTACATATTCCTTATGACAATATCCCTCATTTTGCCAAATCTGCTGCTGTCGGTCATGCTAATGAATTAGTTATTGGTAACTGTGGCGATAAAACCATTGTTGCCATGAAAGGGCGTTTTCATTATTACGAAGGTTTTTCATTGGATCAAGTTACCTTCCCTGTTCGGGTAATGAAAATGCTTGGCGTAGAAAAACTTATCATTACCAATGCCTGTGGAGCGGTTAATACCAGCTTTAAACCGGGTGATTTAATGATAATTACAGATCACATTAACTTAACCGCTAATAACCCATTAATGGGGCCGAATAATCCTGAATTAGGTGTACGTTTTCTTGATGTAAGCGAAGTATATAATAAACAATTACGCGCAACAGTTAGCGAAGTTGCTAAAGAACTTAATATCACGTTACAACAAGGTGTTTATGCATGGTGGACTGGCCCGACTTATGAAACGCCAGCAGAAATTAGAATGATCAGAGTATTAGGTGCTGATGCTGTTGGTATGTCAACCGTACCAGAAGCAATTATTGCTCATCATTCAGGTATTAAAACCATCGGAATCTCATGTTTAACCAATATGGCTTGTGGCATTTTAGATCAACCTTTAGGTCATGAAGAAGTTATTGAAACCGCTGAACGAGTTAAATCAACTTTCTTACAATTGATTACTAAAACAATTGCTCGTTTTTAG
- a CDS encoding nucleoside permease: MNIKHRLQVMMFFQYFIWGSWLTTFGIYLINTLHFSGYDVGLVYSTKGFAALIMPFIIGIIADKFIPPKYLFMLCHTICAIALFYAASVTTPNQLYWVMLVNAMAFMPTIALSNSLSYHCLDKSNLDTVTVFPKIRVFGTVGFIIAMWTISLLKFDISNAQLYIACAASIILVIYSATLPNIEITKNQQQSWISRLGLDAFVLFKKPVMLIFFLFSMLLGAILQITNTFGGAFLKDFGKIAEFQDSIIVQHPAILLSVSQMAEVAFILTIPYFLNKFGIKKVIMISLIAWTLRFGFFAFGDPTPFGFVLLMLSMIVYGCAFDFFNISGSIFIEKEVNANIRASAQGLFMTMVNGIGAIIGSFISGIVVDINTHDGLKDWHSIWLSFAAYALVLGIVFYFTFNYDQHKTESAK; this comes from the coding sequence ATGAACATAAAACATAGATTACAAGTCATGATGTTTTTCCAATATTTTATTTGGGGAAGCTGGTTAACGACTTTTGGTATTTATTTGATCAATACGTTGCATTTTTCTGGTTATGACGTTGGTTTGGTTTACAGTACTAAAGGCTTTGCTGCATTAATTATGCCGTTTATTATTGGTATTATTGCCGATAAATTTATTCCACCTAAATACTTATTTATGCTTTGTCATACTATTTGTGCTATTGCGTTATTTTATGCAGCCTCAGTAACAACACCAAATCAACTGTATTGGGTGATGCTGGTTAATGCAATGGCTTTTATGCCAACTATAGCATTATCTAATTCATTAAGTTATCACTGTTTAGATAAAAGTAATTTAGACACTGTTACGGTTTTCCCAAAAATCCGTGTTTTTGGAACGGTAGGTTTTATTATCGCAATGTGGACCATAAGTTTACTAAAATTCGATATAAGCAATGCTCAACTCTATATTGCTTGTGCGGCTTCCATTATTTTAGTTATCTATAGTGCGACATTACCCAATATTGAAATCACCAAAAACCAACAACAATCATGGATTTCACGTTTAGGTTTAGATGCATTTGTGTTATTTAAAAAACCAGTAATGTTGATATTTTTTCTGTTTTCGATGTTATTAGGTGCTATATTACAAATCACTAATACCTTTGGTGGTGCATTTTTAAAAGATTTTGGCAAAATTGCCGAATTTCAAGACAGCATAATTGTTCAACATCCAGCGATATTATTATCTGTTTCGCAAATGGCAGAAGTTGCTTTTATTTTGACTATTCCATATTTTCTTAATAAATTTGGCATAAAGAAAGTCATCATGATCAGCTTAATTGCCTGGACACTTAGATTTGGCTTCTTTGCCTTTGGTGATCCAACACCATTTGGTTTTGTATTATTGATGCTATCAATGATTGTATATGGTTGTGCATTTGACTTCTTTAATATCTCAGGATCCATCTTTATTGAAAAAGAAGTTAATGCTAATATACGTGCTAGTGCCCAAGGGTTATTTATGACCATGGTTAATGGTATCGGTGCTATTATAGGTTCATTTATTAGTGGTATTGTGGTTGATATCAATACACATGATGGATTAAAAGATTGGCACTCAATATGGTTAAGTTTTGCAGCTTATGCATTAGTTTTAGGTATAGTGTTTTATTTTACCTTTAACTATGACCAACATAAAACCGAATCTGCGAAGTAA
- a CDS encoding EamA family transporter encodes MKEKFLGGLLVFLGACSFGVLSSIVKTAYKSGYTLGQVTGVQCFFGMLILWGIHFIVKATNKNKVTNKHKKSSTKKWHMCAVGIFPGLVGICYYQCVQLVPASIAIILLMQYLWISVIIDFVIFKNKPTPIQLVTIITIIIGSCLAAGIFNQTIKLNLTGCLFGFLAALMYSLFITTSSNIGNELPKLEKSALMITGACIVTFIIFPPLFFFEFSIGDKIYQLGFLLALLGTVLPPFLFSVGIPKIGISLSAILSAAELPVAVTCSYFYLRESVYFNQWIGVIIILLAIALPNLKHLKK; translated from the coding sequence ATGAAAGAAAAATTTTTAGGTGGTTTATTAGTTTTTTTAGGCGCTTGTAGCTTCGGCGTTCTCTCTTCTATTGTAAAGACCGCTTATAAATCAGGTTATACACTAGGCCAAGTGACTGGAGTTCAATGTTTCTTTGGTATGCTGATACTATGGGGGATCCATTTTATAGTAAAAGCCACCAATAAAAATAAAGTAACGAATAAACACAAAAAAAGCTCAACTAAAAAATGGCATATGTGTGCCGTTGGTATATTTCCAGGCTTAGTTGGGATTTGTTATTATCAATGCGTGCAATTGGTTCCTGCATCTATTGCTATTATTTTGCTTATGCAATATTTATGGATAAGTGTCATTATTGATTTTGTTATTTTTAAAAATAAACCAACGCCTATTCAGTTAGTAACAATCATTACAATTATCATTGGTAGTTGTTTAGCCGCAGGTATATTCAATCAAACCATTAAGTTGAATTTAACTGGATGTTTATTTGGTTTTTTAGCCGCATTAATGTATTCGCTATTTATTACCACTAGTAGCAATATTGGTAACGAATTACCAAAATTAGAAAAAAGTGCACTCATGATAACCGGAGCTTGTATTGTCACCTTTATTATTTTTCCACCACTATTTTTCTTTGAATTCAGTATTGGTGATAAAATTTACCAATTAGGTTTTTTACTGGCATTATTAGGAACTGTCTTACCACCTTTTTTATTCTCGGTAGGTATTCCAAAAATTGGCATTTCATTAAGTGCTATTCTATCAGCAGCAGAACTTCCCGTTGCAGTAACATGCTCTTATTTCTATTTGAGAGAATCGGTATATTTCAACCAATGGATTGGAGTGATCATTATTTTGTTGGCCATTGCCTTACCTAATTTAAAACACCTAAAAAAATAA
- the dsdC gene encoding DNA-binding transcriptional regulator DsdC, whose product MNSEDKVSNSSRFINRYQLSKLHTFESAARHLSFASAAEELCISPSAVSHQINKLEEELNFKLFNRFHRRITLTNDGKNLFAVVKKSLSILNQEIVDIKNKDVTGAITIYSCPSFIQECLIPKLSQFTESYPYIILNMISGNTPINFNQYPVDLAIYYDSLHYDELDCEHLISETLIPVCTPDYAKQFNLYNNIENLKKCTLLHYNTGDMLDFSFDEWQTWANYFSLSFDFIKMQNLLFDRSDHVIAAAINNAGIAIGRKQTLKKYLESGKLIAPFLDMEAPCAQRYYICRSHERYNPKIDVFVQWLKSHIQE is encoded by the coding sequence ATGAATAGTGAAGATAAAGTGTCAAATAGTAGCCGTTTTATTAACCGTTATCAGTTATCAAAGTTACATACATTTGAGTCTGCTGCTCGCCATTTATCTTTTGCTTCCGCCGCAGAAGAGCTCTGTATTAGTCCAAGTGCTGTAAGTCATCAAATCAACAAACTGGAAGAAGAACTGAATTTTAAATTATTTAACCGATTTCATCGAAGGATAACTTTGACCAATGATGGTAAAAATTTATTTGCAGTGGTTAAGAAGTCATTAAGTATTTTAAATCAAGAAATTGTTGATATTAAAAATAAAGATGTTACCGGTGCTATTACTATCTATTCTTGCCCATCTTTTATTCAAGAATGTTTAATTCCAAAGTTATCGCAATTTACGGAATCTTACCCCTATATCATTTTGAATATGATATCAGGCAATACCCCAATTAATTTTAACCAATATCCAGTTGATTTAGCAATCTATTATGATTCTTTGCATTATGATGAATTAGATTGTGAACATTTAATTAGTGAAACACTTATTCCAGTATGTACCCCTGATTATGCTAAGCAATTTAATCTATATAATAATATCGAAAATTTAAAAAAATGTACTTTATTACATTATAACACAGGCGATATGTTAGATTTTAGTTTTGATGAATGGCAAACATGGGCAAATTACTTTTCGTTATCTTTTGATTTTATTAAGATGCAAAATTTGCTATTCGATCGTTCAGACCATGTTATTGCTGCAGCAATCAATAATGCTGGTATTGCTATAGGTAGAAAACAGACTCTCAAGAAATATCTAGAATCTGGGAAACTGATTGCCCCTTTTTTAGATATGGAAGCACCATGTGCACAGCGTTATTATATTTGCCGATCACATGAAAGATATAATCCTAAAATAGATGTTTTTGTGCAATGGCTTAAAAGCCATATACAAGAATAA